The following coding sequences are from one Comamonas koreensis window:
- the arsC gene encoding arsenate reductase (glutaredoxin) (This arsenate reductase requires both glutathione and glutaredoxin to convert arsenate to arsenite, after which the efflux transporter formed by ArsA and ArsB can extrude the arsenite from the cell, providing resistance.) — protein sequence MAPEDTITIYHNPRCSNSRGALALIEARGIQPRVVDYLHAQLDAAHLAALIAQLGLPVREVMRSKEAIYQELDLGLEGLSDAELIAQIAAHPELLNRPIVVSAKGARLCRPPERVLDLL from the coding sequence ATGGCCCCAGAAGACACGATCACCATCTACCACAACCCGCGCTGCAGCAATTCGCGCGGCGCGCTGGCGCTGATTGAGGCGCGCGGCATCCAGCCCCGGGTTGTTGACTACCTCCATGCCCAGCTCGATGCCGCCCATCTGGCGGCGCTGATCGCCCAACTGGGTTTGCCAGTGCGCGAGGTGATGCGTAGCAAGGAAGCCATTTACCAGGAACTGGACCTGGGCCTCGAAGGCCTGAGCGATGCCGAGCTGATCGCGCAGATTGCCGCCCACCCCGAGCTCCTCAACCGGCCGATTGTGGTGAGCGCCAAGGGCGCCCGTTTGTGCCGCCCGCCCGAGCGGGTGCTCGATCTGCTCTGA
- a CDS encoding ATP-binding cassette domain-containing protein: protein MQTPTPVLETDNWGVAYGDKVILSGLQLQIAPCAVTALMGPVGGGKSTALRSLAGLNDENPRFVQWGQLRYAGQPLAGTHRPQLVRQHVRLMQSSVLDSLTELLQHSHPRSGLDRRAWCEAYLERMGFADIQPLLARTTIELSAMHQRAIAILREAAAEPALLMCDEPTADLQDYDSYLLLELLKRISQERAVLLVTHNQRHAQRVADHVLLLAGGAVQETSRAERFFSAPYSPAGQQFVRSGSCAVVAPQRTVQEAMQAEPAPVTVAAPAPTAAQAARQSQRAVLPDLVLANPVLAAEHFVPGARGPRGFAWLVPGKLAGTPLPGVVNDADVDMQALKRCGITVLVSLTENDIDQAALARNGLRNVHLPVHDREPPSVSQLQMLMLKMKRLLLAGDVLAVHCLAGLGRTGTVLAAWLVFEGVTAEEALRRVREIEPQYVQSEQQERALLAYEEMLLEKMG, encoded by the coding sequence GTGCAAACACCAACACCCGTTCTGGAAACAGACAACTGGGGCGTGGCCTATGGCGACAAGGTCATCCTCTCCGGCTTGCAACTGCAGATTGCGCCCTGCGCCGTGACAGCCCTTATGGGGCCGGTGGGCGGGGGCAAGTCCACCGCGCTGCGCAGCCTGGCCGGTCTCAATGACGAGAACCCGCGCTTTGTGCAATGGGGGCAGCTGCGCTATGCCGGCCAGCCGCTGGCAGGCACGCACCGGCCCCAGCTGGTGCGCCAGCATGTGCGCCTGATGCAATCGAGCGTGCTCGATTCGCTGACCGAACTGCTGCAACACAGCCATCCGCGCTCCGGCCTGGACCGGCGTGCCTGGTGCGAGGCCTATCTGGAGCGCATGGGCTTTGCCGATATCCAGCCGCTGCTGGCGCGCACGACGATCGAGCTGTCGGCAATGCACCAGCGCGCCATTGCCATCTTGCGCGAGGCCGCGGCCGAGCCTGCGCTGCTGATGTGTGACGAGCCCACCGCCGACCTGCAGGACTACGACAGCTACCTGCTGCTGGAGCTGCTCAAGCGCATTTCCCAGGAGCGCGCCGTGCTGCTGGTGACCCACAACCAGCGCCACGCCCAGCGCGTGGCCGACCATGTGCTGCTGCTGGCCGGCGGCGCGGTGCAGGAGACGAGCCGCGCCGAGCGCTTTTTCTCTGCGCCTTATTCACCCGCCGGCCAGCAGTTTGTGCGCAGCGGCAGCTGCGCGGTGGTGGCCCCGCAGCGAACGGTGCAAGAGGCCATGCAGGCCGAGCCAGCCCCTGTCACTGTTGCCGCGCCGGCGCCCACCGCTGCGCAGGCCGCACGCCAAAGCCAGCGCGCGGTATTGCCCGATCTGGTGCTGGCCAATCCGGTGCTGGCGGCCGAACATTTTGTGCCTGGCGCACGCGGGCCGCGCGGCTTTGCCTGGCTGGTGCCCGGCAAGCTGGCGGGCACGCCGCTGCCAGGGGTGGTCAACGACGCCGATGTGGACATGCAGGCCTTGAAGCGCTGCGGCATCACCGTGCTGGTGTCGCTCACCGAAAACGACATCGACCAGGCGGCGCTGGCGCGCAACGGCCTGCGCAATGTGCATCTGCCCGTGCATGACCGCGAGCCGCCCTCGGTGTCGCAGCTGCAGATGCTGATGCTCAAGATGAAACGCCTGCTGCTGGCCGGTGACGTGCTGGCCGTGCACTGCCTGGCAGGCCTGGGCCGCACCGGCACCGTGCTGGCCGCCTGGCTGGTATTTGAAGGCGTCACCGCCGAAGAAGCGCTGCGCCGTGTGCGCGAGATCGAGCCGCAGTACGTGCAGTCCGAGCAGCAGGAGAGAGCGCTGCTGGCGTACGAGGAAATGCTGCTGGAAAAAATGGGCTGA
- a CDS encoding phospholipase D-like domain-containing protein, protein MLRVTVLSGLGHTIAVMVALLVYTLVTRAGHQRRHPASAIGWVLGMVTFPYLFLPLFLVFGPRKAVRPPAHAVIPNSGQRRSSVPKQVPAWAGQLLASMELDAAQPNAKVVFHQDGLQALQQLLRLIEQAQRNLDLCTYVFADDVVGRQIGTALQQAAARGVRVRLLLDGVGCWRLLPSRLRQLRRSGVLVRRFMVPMLQPIRGGSNLRNHRKLAVADGVHVWSGGRNLADEYFLPSSAGHPAWVDLSFNVQGALAGVVTAQFEADWRAARGRRRPVWLSPAMALGGGDQAWAQWLPSGPDHADDTLHALYLASAFHAQTSITLVSPYFVPDDALIEAWCLACRRGVHLRVVVPQRSNHRLADWARERALRALVLAGAEVFCSPHMVHAKVVVVDDRMGLCGSANLDGRSLFLNYEAMTAFYSAPDIAWLQQWSEQQMAQSSPYAYRAPGWWRDVGEGLVRAVAFQL, encoded by the coding sequence ATGCTGCGCGTGACCGTCCTGTCCGGCCTGGGCCACACGATTGCGGTGATGGTGGCGCTTTTGGTCTACACGCTGGTCACACGCGCCGGCCACCAGCGCCGCCACCCGGCATCGGCCATTGGCTGGGTGCTGGGCATGGTCACCTTTCCCTATCTCTTTTTGCCGCTGTTTCTGGTGTTCGGGCCGCGCAAGGCGGTGCGGCCCCCGGCGCATGCGGTCATCCCCAACAGCGGGCAGCGCCGCAGCAGCGTGCCCAAGCAGGTGCCGGCCTGGGCCGGCCAGCTGCTGGCGAGCATGGAGCTCGATGCCGCCCAGCCCAATGCCAAGGTGGTGTTTCACCAGGATGGTTTGCAGGCCCTGCAGCAGTTGCTGCGTCTGATCGAGCAGGCCCAGCGCAATCTGGACCTGTGCACCTATGTGTTTGCCGACGATGTGGTGGGGCGCCAGATTGGCACGGCGCTGCAGCAGGCAGCGGCGCGCGGCGTCAGGGTGCGCTTGCTGCTCGATGGCGTGGGCTGCTGGCGCCTGCTGCCGTCGCGGCTGCGCCAGTTGCGGCGCTCGGGCGTGCTGGTGCGCCGTTTCATGGTGCCGATGCTCCAGCCCATTCGCGGCGGCAGCAACCTGCGCAACCACCGCAAGCTGGCCGTGGCCGATGGCGTGCATGTCTGGAGCGGTGGGCGCAATCTGGCCGATGAGTATTTTTTGCCCAGCAGCGCCGGGCACCCGGCCTGGGTGGACCTGAGCTTCAACGTGCAAGGGGCCTTGGCCGGTGTGGTGACGGCGCAGTTCGAGGCGGACTGGCGTGCAGCCCGAGGGCGGCGCCGCCCAGTGTGGCTGTCGCCGGCGATGGCGCTGGGTGGCGGGGACCAGGCCTGGGCGCAGTGGCTGCCCAGCGGGCCCGACCATGCCGACGACACCTTGCATGCGCTCTACCTGGCCAGCGCCTTCCATGCGCAGACCTCCATCACCTTGGTGAGCCCGTATTTTGTGCCCGATGACGCGCTGATCGAAGCCTGGTGCCTGGCCTGCCGGCGCGGCGTGCACCTGCGCGTGGTGGTGCCCCAGCGCTCCAACCACCGCCTGGCCGACTGGGCGCGCGAGCGCGCGTTGCGCGCCTTGGTGCTGGCGGGGGCAGAGGTATTTTGCTCCCCCCACATGGTGCATGCCAAGGTGGTGGTGGTGGACGACCGCATGGGGCTGTGCGGATCGGCCAACCTCGACGGGCGCAGCCTGTTCTTGAACTACGAGGCGATGACCGCCTTCTACAGCGCCCCCGACATCGCCTGGCTGCAGCAGTGGTCTGAGCAGCAGATGGCGCAAAGCTCCCCCTACGCCTACCGCGCCCCTGGCTGGTGGCGCGATGTAGGGGAGGGGCTGGTGCGCGCAGTCGCCTTTCAGCTCTGA